A single region of the Brachypodium distachyon strain Bd21 chromosome 3, Brachypodium_distachyon_v3.0, whole genome shotgun sequence genome encodes:
- the LOC100833296 gene encoding KH domain-containing protein At4g18375 codes for MDYEKSRRHNPSTSRKRTHFNSDDGNRKRLNSRHDDGPMSSQPIETVYRILCPGKKIGSVLGRGGHIVKALREETKAKIRVADSIPGAEERVIIIFDYQDQSEQTDEAAQNISNNDGSENMKLQCFAQDALLKIHDKISTHEDPHDGAIHEKSETAADVTARILVPGNQVGCLLGKGGSIIQQLRNDTGAGIRILPSQDLPQCALQSDELVQISGAPSLVRKALYEISTRLHQHPRKENPPLEEIIDASTQRKRESPPPLPHENLMLPYQHVDRLPPMPLLDPYRSRPSQYPVPEAEEFSVRILCASELIGPVIGKSGANVRQVEQQTGARILVQELDKDASGERLIVLSSKEIPGDPVSPAIEALILLHSKVSASSEKRHLITRLVVPSSKVGCILGEGGKVITEMRRRIGAEIRVYSKADKPKYLSFDEELVQVAGPPDIARDALTEIASRLRTRTLRDGGSGNNPLPLAPSDGPRGDIFPSREFTQNGRPANPPYGRPANDSPYRRLAIDQPYGRPASDSLYGMPANDPIYGRPANDPPYGRPANDPPYGRPANDIPYGRPANKPHDPSSAYPIDYFSKRREYPIGSPFASNAPLSASYDRNVASARLPTREMPLSASPGADYMTHRSYRNHMPTDSYSSRGTQELGLSRAGNSNVQKLGVARAGNSNAYDYTEAARQMHGREDYQRLAGVTGYSSSSLELMIPNSSLGSVLGAGGVNLAEIRQISGARMKLLEGHPGSSESIMEIQGMPDQVRAAQSLLQGFIGANSSQSKQPSQSSRDVHYPRWN; via the exons ATGGACTATGAGAAATCTAGAAGGCATAATCCAAGTACTTCCAGAAAGAGGACTCATTTCAATTCTGATGATGGAAATAGGAAGCGGTTAAACTCCAGGCATGATGATGGACCTATGTCCTCTCAGCCAATCGAAACTGTTTACAGGATATTGTGCCCAGGAAAAAAGATAGGCAGTGTCTTGGGCAGAGGTGGTCATATTGTTAAGGCCCTTAGAGAGGAGACTAAAGCAAAGATAAGAGTCGCTGATTCTATTCCTGGTGCAGAAGAGAGAGTAATTATTATATTTGATTACCAAGATCAGTCTGAACAAACTGATGAAGCTGCTCAAAATATTTCTAATAATGATGGTTCAGAGAACATGAAGCTCCAATGTTTTGCTCAAGATGCGCTGTTGAAGATACATGATAAGATTTCTACTCATGAAGATCCCCATGATGGAGCTATCCATGAAAAGTCTGAAACTGCTGCTGATGTGACTGCTCGAATTTTGGTTCCAGGCAATCAAGTTGGCTGCCTGCTAGGAAAAGGTGGCTCAATTATAcaacaactgcgaaatgatACGGGCGCAGGGATCCGTATCTTACCGTCCCAAGACCTTCCTCAGTGTGCACTTCAGAGCGATGAATTGGTGCAG ATATCTGGAGCACCTTCTCTTGTAAGAAAAGCTCTTTACGAAATATCCACTCGTCTCCATCAACATCCTCGTAAAGAAAATCCTCCTCTTGAAGAAATTATAGATGCAAGCACACAAAGGAAGCGTGAGTCCCCGCCACCGCTACCCCATGAAAATCTGATGTTGCCATACCAACATGTAGATCGCCTACCACCAATGCCCTTGCTTGATCCATATAGAAGCAGACCATCGCAATATCCTGTTCCTGAAGCAGAAGAGTTTTCTGTTAGAATTCTATGTGCTTCTGAACTTATTGGCCCTGTTATTGGGAAAAGTGGAGCAAATGTTCGGCAGGTAGAGCAGCAGACTGGTGCTCGCATTCTGGTTCAAGAATTGGACAAAGATGCATCTGGAGAAAGATTGATTGTCCTTTCATCTAAGGAG ATTCCTGGTGATCCAGTATCCCCAGCAATTGAGGCACTTATCTTGCTCCATAGTAAAGTAAGTGCATCTTCTGAGAAACGCCATTTGATTACAAGGCTTGTTGTACCATCAAGCAAAGTTGGTTGTATTCTTGGGGAAGGTGGAAAGGTAATAACTGAAATGAGAAGGCGTATTGGGGCTGAAATCCGAGTTTACTCGAAGGCAGATAAACCAAAGTACTTATCTTTTGACGAGGAGCTTGTGCAG GTTGCTGGGCCTCCAGATATTGCAAGAGACGCCCTCACAGAAATTGCTTCAAGGCTTAGAACTAGGACCCTCAGAGATGGAGGTTCTGGCAATAATCCCCTGCCTCTTGCCCCTTCTGATGGTCCTCGTGGTGATATATTTCCTAGCAGAGAATTCACGCAAAACGGAAGGCCTGCCAATCCCCCATATGGAAGGCCTGCCAATGATTCACCATATCGAAGACTTGCCATTGATCAACCATATGGAAGACCTGCCAGTGATTCACTATATGGAATGCCTGCCAATGATCCAATATATGGGAGACCTGCCAATGATCCACCATATGGGAGACCTGCCAATGATCCACCATATGGGAGACCTGCCAATGATATACCATATGGGAGACCTGCCAATAAACCCCATGATCCTTCCTCTGCTTATCCTATAGATTACTTTTCTAAAAGAAGAGAGTATCCTATTGGAAGTCCTTTTGCTAGCAATGCTCCACTCTCTGCTTCGTATGACAGAAATGTAGCATCTGCTCGCTTGCCTACTAGAGAAATGCCCTTGTCTGCTAGTCCTGGTGCTGATTATATGACCCATCGTTCTTATCGCAACCATATGCCTACTGATAGCTACTCTAGTAGAGGTACACAAGAATTAGGCCTCTCAAGAGCTGGGAATAGTAACGTGCAAAAATTAGGTGTTGCCAGAGCTGGAAATTCCAATGCTTATGATTATACCGAG GCTGCCAGACAGATGCATGGACGTGAGGATTATCAAAGACTGGCTGGTGTCACAGG GTACTCAAGTAGCTCTCTTGAACTGATGATCCCAAATAGTTCTCTGGGATCTGTTCTTGGAGCTGGTGGTGTGAATCTAGCAGAGATCCGCCAG ATCTCTGGTGCAAGAATGAAGTTACTTGAAGGCCATCCTGGCTCTTCGGAGTCCATTATGGAGATCCAGGGTATGCCGGACCAAGTAAGAGCCGCACAGAGCCTTCTGCAAGGCTTCATTGGTGCTAACAGCAGCCAGAGCAAGCAGCCATCCCAGTCTTCTCGCGATGTCCATTACCCAAGGTGGAACTAG